The Leucobacter rhizosphaerae genome includes a region encoding these proteins:
- a CDS encoding enoyl-CoA hydratase/isomerase family protein: MILSECEQILAEQDGHVVTITINRPEKLNAVTQEMSAELTRLAHVINDDGSVRAVVLTGAGDRAFSAGSDIRSLDKYTTPWEFRNRVDYCDALRELRKPIVAAVNGFAFGGGLETAMICDIRLASTAARLAAPEVKLGWIGGGGMSAFLAHSAGASNAALMLLTGDPIDAETALRFGLVSEVLEPEALLPRAQELAAIIASRPPIAIETAKANLRAAHTMPFDQAMAYERDLQTICFATEDAAEGRAAFAEKRAASFTGR; the protein is encoded by the coding sequence ATGATCCTCAGCGAGTGCGAGCAGATCCTCGCCGAGCAGGACGGTCACGTCGTGACGATCACGATCAACCGCCCCGAGAAGCTCAACGCCGTGACCCAGGAGATGTCGGCGGAGCTCACGCGTCTCGCCCACGTCATCAACGACGACGGCTCCGTGCGCGCCGTCGTGCTCACCGGGGCGGGCGACCGCGCCTTCTCCGCCGGGAGCGACATCCGCTCGCTCGACAAGTACACGACCCCGTGGGAGTTCCGGAACCGGGTCGACTACTGCGATGCGCTGCGGGAGCTCCGCAAGCCCATCGTCGCCGCGGTCAACGGCTTCGCCTTCGGCGGCGGCCTCGAGACCGCGATGATCTGCGACATCCGGCTGGCGAGCACCGCGGCCCGGCTCGCGGCGCCCGAGGTCAAGCTCGGCTGGATCGGCGGCGGCGGCATGAGCGCCTTCCTCGCCCACTCCGCCGGTGCGAGCAATGCCGCGCTCATGCTGCTGACCGGAGACCCCATCGACGCCGAGACGGCGCTGCGGTTCGGCCTGGTCAGCGAGGTGCTCGAACCGGAGGCACTGCTCCCCCGCGCCCAGGAGCTCGCGGCGATCATCGCGAGCCGCCCGCCCATCGCCATCGAGACCGCGAAGGCGAACCTGCGGGCGGCGCACACGATGCCGTTCGACCAGGCGATGGCGTACGAGCGCGACCTGCAGACGATCTGCTTCGCCACCGAGGACGCGGCCGAGGGCCGGGCGGCCTTCGCCGAGAAGCGCGCGGCCTCGTTCACCGGACGCTGA
- a CDS encoding extracellular solute-binding protein: MRTGDDADAAAATAGFRGLTWDHPRGVHALRAAAEQAETLGAPVSLRWDAQPLEGFESAPIGELASRYDLLVIDHPHLGDAIAQGALQPLDAVLPAELLADLAAHSVGPSYTSYSAEGHLWALPLDAATQVAAVREDLVDHTPSTWDEVRELARGGSGSRASVALSLAGPHAFLSLCSIAVSLGAEPRSLAPRPEFEADPAPLFDRDAAVTALALLHELAERAPAGTAALNPIGLLDRMRASDDIAYIPLVYGYVNYSAASTASTPGSRVRFVDAPAAVRGGRPGSTIGGTGIAISAGTRVTPELVAHLGWLLSAEAQEGFIPQHDGQPSRISAWEAEAVNAPSADFYRGTRRTLDDSWVRPRFAGYTAFQTEASAIVRDGLGFPGFDPAATLARLEAAYLTALTSAAHLTQTGATP; the protein is encoded by the coding sequence ATGCGCACGGGGGACGATGCCGACGCTGCAGCCGCAACCGCGGGATTCCGGGGCCTCACCTGGGATCACCCGCGCGGGGTGCACGCCCTGCGGGCCGCGGCTGAGCAGGCCGAGACCCTCGGCGCACCGGTGTCGCTGCGCTGGGACGCGCAGCCGCTGGAGGGCTTCGAGTCGGCCCCGATCGGCGAGCTCGCCTCGCGCTACGACCTGCTGGTGATCGACCACCCGCACCTCGGCGACGCCATCGCGCAGGGTGCGCTGCAGCCGCTCGACGCGGTGCTCCCCGCGGAGCTGCTCGCGGACCTCGCCGCCCACTCCGTCGGCCCCTCCTACACGTCGTACTCGGCCGAGGGCCACCTCTGGGCGCTGCCGCTCGACGCAGCGACCCAGGTCGCCGCCGTGCGCGAGGATCTGGTGGATCACACGCCCTCGACCTGGGACGAGGTGCGGGAGCTCGCGCGCGGCGGTTCGGGATCCCGTGCTTCCGTCGCCCTCTCGCTCGCGGGGCCCCACGCCTTCCTCAGCCTCTGCTCGATCGCGGTGTCGCTCGGAGCGGAACCGCGCTCACTGGCGCCCCGCCCAGAGTTCGAGGCGGATCCGGCACCGCTCTTCGACCGCGACGCCGCGGTCACCGCGCTCGCCCTGCTGCACGAGCTCGCGGAGCGGGCTCCGGCCGGCACCGCGGCGCTGAACCCGATCGGGCTCCTCGACCGCATGCGCGCGAGCGACGACATCGCGTACATCCCGCTCGTCTACGGCTACGTGAACTACTCGGCGGCGAGCACCGCGTCGACTCCGGGATCGCGCGTCCGCTTCGTCGACGCCCCGGCGGCCGTGCGCGGCGGACGACCGGGCAGCACCATCGGCGGCACCGGGATCGCGATCAGCGCGGGCACCCGGGTCACCCCGGAGCTCGTGGCCCACCTCGGCTGGTTGCTCTCGGCGGAGGCGCAGGAGGGGTTCATTCCGCAGCACGACGGCCAGCCGTCCCGCATCTCCGCCTGGGAGGCGGAGGCGGTTAACGCCCCGAGCGCCGACTTCTACCGCGGTACCCGTCGCACCCTCGACGACTCGTGGGTGCGGCCGCGCTTCGCCGGGTACACCGCGTTCCAGACCGAGGCCTCCGCCATCGTCCGCGACGGGCTCGGGTTCCCGGGGTTCGATCCCGCCGCGACCCTCGCACGCCTCGAGGCCGCGTATCTCACCGCGCTCACGAGCGCCGCCCACCTCACGCAGACAGGAGCGACCCCATGA
- a CDS encoding CaiB/BaiF CoA transferase family protein, translating to MNATATPGILSGYRVIDCSIAMAGPFAAQRLGDLGADVIKVEPTSGEWQRHAPAGGATGKEINVSFLSLNRNKRSLAVNLKDDEGRQLLFDLVRSADVFLQNYRPGVAERLGVDYESLRKINPKLVYVSISGYGEDGPYRDRPGQDLLLQAMSGAMLSAGAHGTPPQAAGQYLVDAITASTAFEGALAALLHRERTGEGQKVSVNMLDAITTLQMQELSVYLMGSLPQQRSEQPHAHVYIRSPYGTFATTDGYLALAMPDLKTLGRLIGEPSFEDLNDEVDGWTRRDEIFAKTAAGLAKQSTAHWVQVLGEAGIWVGPVYGYADLVADPQIAHNGTFVEYEHPIEGPVKTPGFPYAFSATPARIDRGAPRVGEHSSEIAHELGVTDAQFAALVERGVVVETVGS from the coding sequence ATGAACGCGACAGCCACTCCCGGAATCCTCTCCGGATACCGGGTGATCGACTGCTCCATCGCGATGGCCGGCCCGTTCGCCGCCCAGCGGCTCGGCGACCTCGGCGCCGATGTGATCAAGGTCGAGCCGACGAGCGGCGAGTGGCAGCGCCACGCCCCCGCGGGCGGTGCCACCGGCAAGGAGATCAACGTCTCCTTCCTGTCGCTGAACCGCAACAAGCGGTCGCTCGCGGTGAATCTCAAAGACGACGAGGGGCGCCAGCTGCTCTTCGACCTGGTGCGCTCCGCCGACGTCTTCCTCCAGAACTACCGGCCCGGTGTGGCCGAGCGGCTGGGCGTGGACTACGAGTCGCTGCGGAAGATCAACCCGAAGCTCGTCTACGTCTCGATCTCGGGCTACGGCGAGGACGGTCCGTACCGGGATCGCCCGGGGCAGGATCTGCTGCTGCAGGCCATGAGCGGGGCGATGCTGTCGGCGGGGGCGCACGGCACGCCGCCCCAGGCGGCGGGGCAGTACCTGGTCGACGCCATCACCGCGTCGACGGCGTTCGAGGGGGCGCTCGCCGCGCTGCTGCACCGCGAGCGCACGGGCGAGGGGCAGAAGGTGTCGGTGAACATGCTCGACGCCATCACCACGCTGCAGATGCAGGAGCTCTCGGTGTACCTGATGGGTAGCCTGCCGCAGCAGCGCAGCGAGCAGCCGCACGCCCACGTCTACATCCGCTCGCCCTACGGCACCTTCGCGACCACCGATGGGTACCTCGCGCTCGCGATGCCGGACCTCAAGACGCTCGGCCGCCTCATCGGTGAGCCGTCGTTCGAGGATCTGAACGACGAGGTCGACGGCTGGACCCGGCGCGACGAGATCTTCGCGAAGACCGCGGCCGGCCTCGCGAAGCAGAGCACGGCGCACTGGGTGCAGGTGCTCGGGGAGGCCGGGATCTGGGTCGGTCCGGTGTACGGCTACGCCGATCTCGTGGCGGATCCCCAGATCGCGCACAACGGCACGTTCGTCGAGTACGAGCACCCGATCGAGGGGCCGGTCAAGACGCCCGGGTTCCCCTACGCGTTCTCGGCCACCCCCGCGCGCATCGATCGCGGAGCGCCGCGCGTCGGCGAGCACAGCAGCGAGATCGCGCACGAGCTCGGGGTCACTGACGCGCAGTTCGCGGCGCTGGTCGAGCGCGGCGTCGTCGTCGAGACCGTCGGGAGCTGA